GCCATTTCGCGGAACTATGGGAACCTTCGTCCCTGCATCACTCTGGTGCAGATATGATTAATAACGGTCGTTCCATTTCTGTCCCATGGCTCTCCGGATCGTGGGATTCTCAAAGACCTCCCTTTTGGATTGGGACGGACATGTGGTTGCCACGATATACCTGCAGGGATGCAACTGGCGCTGTCTTTATTGCCACAACCCCGACCTGGTTCCGATAGAACCAGTGTTCGATGAGCTGGACTTTGAGGACATAGCCGAGTATGTGCGGGATAACGCCGACTTCCTTGATGGGGTGGCGATATCCGGCGGCGAGCCCACCATCCATCCGGACCTGCCCATACTGATCGCTAAGATCAGAGATCTGGGAATGAAGGTCAAGCTGGACACCAACGGTTCCAACCCGGAGATGCTTGAGGACCTGCTCGGTTCCGGGATGCTCGACTACGTTGCGATGGACATCAAGGCCCCTCTGAACGGCAAATACAAAGAGATCGTCAAGGTGAACGCCGATCTGGAAGCGGTCAAGCGTTCGATCCTACTTTTAATGAACTCGGGCACAGACTACGAGTTCCGCACCACCATCGTGCCTTTCCTGCTGGAGGAAAAGGAGGTTGAGGCCATAGCCGCGTACATAGGCGGGTCCAAGAAATTTGCCCTGCATCAGTTCAAGAACGACTCCACGCTCGAGAAGAAGATGGAGCTGGTCTCGCCCTACCCAGAGGAGAAGCTGAGGGCCATGGCGGACATCGCCAAGAGGTATGTGGGCAAGGTCGTGATCCGGGGCACCAGTTGATAAAAAACGACCTCCGATAAGCAGGTCAAATCTATTTTATACGTCAAGAACGCTGAATGCACGTTAACGTACCCAGACCATTTTGGCCAGTACGTTCCTGGGAGTGCGTGTTCGATGGAAAATGTGAACGGCAGGCTGAAAACTTATATCGATGGATTTGACAGGATATTGGAGGGAGGCGTCCCCACCGGCCATATCGTTCTCCTGGCAGGCACTCCTGGTACAATGAAATCATCGCTCTCCTACTACATGTTGTACAACCATGCCCTTGAGAACAACATATGCTCCGTCTATGTCACGCTGGAACAATCCCGGGAGTCCCTGCTAAGGCAGATGGAGAAGATGGGCATGCATACCGACAACGTCAAGGACCAGCTGAACGTCCTGGACCTCGGGATTATCCGGAAGAAGCTGAAGGAGATTTCTGCCGGAAGCTCCTGGCTGCACGTTTTCAAATCATATCTCACCAATCTTAAAGAGAACATGAAGTACTCCATCCTGGTCATCGATTCCCTGGAAGTGCTGGAAACGATGGCCGAGCTTTCCAACAGAAGGACGGAGCTGTTCTACCTCTTCGAGTGGCTGAGGGACCTCGACGCTACCGTCTTCCTCATTTCGGAATCATCATCGGAAAGGATGATGGACGGCAAGTTCGACGAGGGATATCTCTCGGATGGCATCATCACGCTGAAGATGCAGGTGATCAGGGACGTGGAATCCCAAAGACGCATACGGTGTGTCAAGATGAGGGAGACGAACCATGATCCATCCTACTACTCGCTCCTATACAACGGAGGCAAGTTCCAGGTTACGAGAGTGATATCAGAGTAAAGTCTGGTGCCTCATAATGTCAAAATACGAGTGCCCACGGTGCGGTTCGGGTGTCAAACCCAACGACATCCAATGTGACCGCTGTGGGGAGATGCTGAAAAAGGTCGACCCCCGCAAACAGAGAGAGGGCGATATGCCCTCCAACATCGTCATAGACAAGGTCATTGCGGAGGAGCAGACCCAGATCCGTCTGGACTCGTCAGATTTCACATCCTTGTCAAAGCTAAGGCAGATGCTCGAGGAAAAGGACAAGGAGATCGCCGCCCGGGAGAAGGTCATCCTCGAGAAGGAAAAACGGATGCAGGAAACCTTCGACAAGATGGAGAAGGACCAAGGCCAGCTCGAAGAATCGGTGAAGCAGTTCGAGTCCGACCAGATAATGATCAAATGCAAGGAGATGTCCATCCGGGAGAGGGAGCAGGAACTGGAGCTGATGTCGGAGAAGTTCGACAGGGGCATACAGGAGATCATGCAGCTGGAGGACAAGCTCAAGTCCTCCCGTATAACCGCTGCCGATGTCCAGAAACTGGATGATATCAGGAAGAAGTACGGCACGGCGATCGAGAACGAGAAGGTCAAACTAAAGCAGGCCCTGGAAGTGGAGCTGGAGGCAAAGCTCACGGAAAAGGACCGGCTGGCCACAGAGCTCAAGGTAACAAAGGAACAGCTGGCTGAGGCAACCAAGAAGATCGTGGAGCTGCAGAGGTTGGTCAAGGTTGAGACGGGCCCCCACGCCACCGGCGAGAGGATGGAGGCGGAGGAGGTGAGCGCCCGCGCAGACATAACCGCCAAGGTGGCCGAACTGGTCAAGATAGTAAGACCGGAGCTCGACATCCAATTGGGAGCTGGTGTTCCCGCGGTCGGGCCGGACCGGACCATCCACACCCACATAGAGAAGTTCGATACCATTCTTGGAGGTGGAATACCGGAAGGCCACGTAATACTGGTGAACGGCGCTCCGGGGACGATGAAGTCCACTCTCACCTATACCATCCTTCACAATGCCGCACTGTACGACGGGGTGAGATCGATGTACTTCTCGCTGGAACAGAGTCGTTTGTCGATCCTCAAACAGATGGCGCGGCTCAAGATGCCCTCACCCGAGGCCGTCGAGCACATGACGGTCGTCGACATGGTCGATCTGCGCAGGGAGATGGAAGGGGCCCAGGGCGACTGGAGGGAGATCTTGCTGCGCTATGTCAAGAACATCTTCTCCGAGCGTCCGTTCCAGATATTTGTGCTCGATTCCCTCGATTCGTTCAAGGCCGTTTCCGATCACGATTTCACCCGCCAGGATCTCAAGGACCTTTTCGATTGGTTCAAATCCCTAGGGATCACGGTCATGCTGATCTCAGAGAAACCGATGCTCCAGCTCTTGGAGAGCGTACAGAGCGAGCTCTACCTGGCCGACGGTGCCATCGAGATCACGATGAAGCAGATCGATGATTCCAGGATCCAGAGATGGGTGCGCTGTCCCAAGTTGCGCGGCATGAACATCGACACCCGCTACTATGCGATGTTCCACGACGGCGAGCACTTCAATCTGACCGTACCGATCGTCGACCATTGATGAAATCGAAAATGATTACCAGTGTCGGACATTTGGAAAGATAGATTAAAAACGCTTCGCGGCTCTTTCTTGATCAGGAAGTGGTGGGAACGCAGATTTCGCGAGTAAAGACCTTCATCGAGAACCTTGATGAGAACGTGCAAGGCGGGGTTCCGAAAGGGCATCTGGTCCTTTTGGCCGGAGCTCCTGGTACCATGAAGTCATCGATCGCCTATTCCATACTCTACCAGAATGCCATCAGGAGCGGCACCAAATCGCTCTATATGACGCTGGAGCAGTCAAGGGAGGGACTCAACCAGCAGATGGAATCGATGGGCATGAGCCCGGACAAGGTCCGCGATACGGTCAACGTGCTCGACCTGGGGATCATACGGAGATCCTTGACCCAGCTATCCGCCAAAGGCAGCTGGATGCAGGTCTTCAAGATGTACGCGGAGAACCTGAAGGCATCCCTGGGCTATGAGATCCTGATCCTGGACTCGCTCGACGTGCTGGAGATGGCGGCTCAGATGAAGCCAGAGGAGAGGCGGGCGGAGCTGTTCTACATGTTCGAATGGCTCAGGGGCATGGGCGTGACCTGCTTCCTGATATCCGAGTGCAACCCGGACCAGTACAATTGCACCCACAGGGACGAGGCATATTTGGCGGACGGGGTCATCCTTCTGAAGATGGCGGAGATCGGCGACACCGACGTTCAGCGCCGTATCCGCGTGGTCAAGATGCGTTCGACCAACCATGCCAGCAACTATTTCTCGCTGCTTTTCGACCATGCGTCGTTCCGTGCCACCAGGGTACTGAGCGAGTAGGTCAGCGTCCTGGCCGTCCGAGGAAGAACTTCTTCACGTCCGAGACCGGTTCATCGCTCTTCTCCATTTCCAGGTACTTTATGAATCGGGGGGCGCGGCTGTCCAGCACGACAGCGCATCCAATGTCCTTTTCCGTCCGGATCAGCCTTCCTATGGATTGCATCATGCGGCGGGCCGCCGGGACGTTGACCGCATACTCGAAACCCTTGCCGCCGAAACGCTGGTCATAGAACTCGCGCAGGCGCTCCTGGCACAGAGAAGGCTTGGGGTAGGGAATGCCGACGATGACCACCAACTGCAGTTCATCAAAGGGAAAGTCCAGGCCTTCCGAGACCCGTCCCCCCATCACGGCGAAGAAGACCGCCCCTTTCCGTGAATCCCGTTTGAACCTTCCGATGTCGGCCACGAGCTTCTCCTGCGACTCCCCCTGCACCTCCCGGTAGATCTTCTTAGTGAGCAGCTTCTCGTTCCGGTACAGGTAGTTGTGGAGCATGGCATGGGAAGGGAAGAAGATCATGGTGTTGCGTGATACGGCGTTCGCCAGTTCGGTAACGTGATCATGCAGCTTCTGCACCGCGTTCGGGTCCGAGCGCGATTCGAACTTCGTCTCCACATCCTCTAAGAAGAGCACCTTACGGTTATCCTTGGGGAACGGGGACTCGAAGATGGCGGTCTTGGTGTTCTCGCCCAGACCGGTCACCCTGACATACTGGTCCAGCGGTCTGAGCGTCCCGGACATGTGTATCGAGCCATGTACCTCGTGGAAGAAGGAGAGCGCCCCCTTCGGGTCGAGGCAGTAGGCCTCGATCATTCCGCCTTCCTCCATCGTCGCCCTGCGCACATAGCGGGCGTTGTCCGACGCCACCCAGTTGGTGAGGTCCCTTCCCAGCGTGAACGTCGCCGAGGTCGGCTCCCTTCCGCTCTGAAGACGCCTCTGGGCCATCTCCTCGCCTGTGGCCTGCATCTCGGCCACGATCTCGGCCAACTCACCCCTGTCGCAGCCTAGCGCTTCGCAGAGGGTGCCTTCGAGGAAACCCCGTCCCAGTGCGACCTCGTCCTTGCCCGATTCCGCACACAGTTCTCCAGCCCGGTCCAGTACGCTGAACAGTGCACCTGCCAACCTCTTAAGGTCGACGTCCTTGGACAGCTTCGCGTTGCCCATCTCACCGGCCTCAACCGTGACCATCGAGACGATCTTCTTGGTGATCCGGATGCTCTCGGCGTCCCTGGCCGCGTCCGCCAGGTTGTGGGCCTCGTCGACCACCAGGATGAGGTCGTCCGCCTCCGCCTGTAGCTGCTCCAGGAAATGGTGCCTGACCTCGCTGGAGATGATGTAAGGATAGGGTGCGATGACCACCTTCGCCTCCGGCATCAGCATCTTGCCCACCTCATAGGGGCAGGCCCCGTCCGTCTCGCAGAACCTGGAAAGTTCATCGGAGGTCGGGATATTATCAGCGCAATAGTTCTTGAAATATGAATGGCCCAGATGCACCGTGTTGGCATAGTAGGTGCAGCCGCCCTTGACTCCGTCCCGGGTGTTCTTCTTCTTGTGCTCGCACACCCGCGACAGCTCTCCCGGGGTCAGGTTGTCTACTGAGAGCTCGGAGAGCATGGGGCAGCTGTTCCTCCTGCCTTGGAGCGATATCCCCATGACGTTACGCCGCTTGCCGATGGCACGGAGCTCCTTGATCGCTATGGTCGCCTGGGAGTTGGTCCGGGTGATATACACGACCCGCTTGTCGTTGGCCAGTGCATACTCCACCGTCCCGGCCAGGGCACAAACTGTCTTGCCGGTCCCGGTACCCGACTCCACCACCAGGTTTCCTCTGGACTCCAGAACGTCTCCTATCAGCCTGACGAAGTCCATCTGGTGCGGACGAGGCAGGTACGGGAATATGGAATTGGGGTCCGGGTTCTCGGGAGGGGCGGATTCCTCACGAACCTCTTCCTCCTTTTCTTCACGGGTCCCGGCGAGCCTCGTCTGAAACTTGGGTTTGATGGTCTGCCCTCGTCCACCGCTGGAGCCTGTCCCGCCATCTCTGGAACGGGTCATACCACATTGACGGCAGACGAGCCTGTCGCCCACTGGGGTCATGATCGATTTGCAGCGGTCGCAGAACATCCCGGGCATGCAGAACGCCAATGTCCACAGGGCTTAAAACCATTGCCGGGTACAATCAGCGCCAACCGAACGGTTGGGAAGGGTTGGGGCGGTTTTCCCTGCATTGCTAGGTCTCAGAGAAGATATACCAGTCATTGCCAGCACCGTCAGGAATTAATACCTTGAAGTGATGTTGTGGGATTCAAGGGCTCATGGTCTAGCGGTTATGACGTTTGCCTCACACGCAGAAGGTCGCCGGTTCGAATCCGGCTGAGCCCACCATTAATTATCTCAATCGGTTGATTAGAAGGGTCGCACCTACCAAGGAAAAGCTCGCTTCGCTCACTCTTCTGTGGTCGCGACGGGGCGGGACATGGTCGTGCTTCTTCCCATTTTCAATATAAAGAATGATTTCGTCCAGCCTGATGTCCTTATCAGATATTGTCATCATGTTCGACCGTTATCACAACTTTCCCTTTTACGAGCCCCTTTGAAAGATCGCTGAGAGCGCCCGGAACCTCGCTGAGTGGGATTCGCCTGTCTATGACCGGGATGAGCTTCTCGTTTTCAAGGAGCTCGAGCAAGAACCGCAGATCCTCCTCGTTGTTCACGTTCATCGGGTTGATGCCCATCTTCTTCTTGCTGGCAATGGAGACCAGAGGCCCTAGGAGGATCGACTGGAATATGGCGTATCTTGAGCCTCCAACCAGTACGAACAAGCCATCTGGGGCCATGATGCGCCGGTAATTGAAGATCGACCGGCGCGCGACCGTATCCAAGATGAGGTCGTAGCGTTCCCCGCCCCTTGTGCAATCCTCCTTGGCGTAATCGATGACGTGGTCGGCCCCAATGGCACGAAGCATATCGAGCTTCCCTGCGTTGTCCACACCGGTTACCTCGGCCCCGTAATACTTCGCGATCTGCACAGCGAACGTGCCCATGCCGCCGCCAGCGCCGTTGATAAGGACCTTCTGCCCTTTCTTGAGGGGACGCTTGCCGCGAAGGCCCTGAAGGGCGATCTTGGCCGCCTGGGGGAAGGTGGCGGCGTCCTCAAAGGATATGCTGTCCGGTTTCCATACTAATGCATCTTCAGGTACCGCCACATACTCTGCGAAAGCGCCGAAGCCGCACGCGAATAAATCCCCGAAGACCGCCTCGCCTATCTTCAACCGCTTGATGTTCTTCCCGACCGCCACGACCCGACCCGCGACGTCCGATCCGGGTATTCTGTTCCTTGGCCTGAAGGGGCTAAAGATGCGGGCCGAGACAGCGCCGCCCAGGATCTCGAAATCGGCCGCGTTCAGTGAGGAAGCATGGACCTTCACCAGTACCTGGTTGTCCCGGGGAGTCGGTCTCTCCACTTCCTCGAGTCTGAGGACGTCCGGCGGGCCGTATCGGTCACATACTATGGCTTTCATGGTGCGGTATCGTCTCAGACATTGTCATCACCAACGACGGTTATAACCACATTGCCTCTCTTGTGTCCCAAGTCGACGTACCTGTGGGCTTCCACAACCCCCTCCAACGGATACCTCCTGTCGATGATCGGTCGTACCTTTCCCGCCTCCACGAGCTCTTTCAGGTGGATGAGATCTTCGTTCGACTCTCGCGTCGGAGACCATGACGATAAGAAGACCCCGCTTTCCCCCAGGGACTTTTTGCACCCCGATTTCTTAAGTTTCCGAACGGTGTCGAAGATGACATCATATGCCTTGCCATTCTTTCTGAAATCCTCCTTGGTGTAGTCTATCACCTCATCGGCGCCGATGGACCTCACCAGGTCGAGATTCGCACCGCTGCAGACCCCCGTCACATAGGCCCCGTAATACTTCGCCAGCTGCATGGCATAGGTGCCCACGGAACCGGACGCCCCGTATATGAGGACCCTATCTCCCTTCTTGACATTCCCCGACCTGAGGATCTGGAGGGCGGTCAACCCCCCGATGGGGATGGCGGCAGCCTCCCCGAAGGATAGGTTGGCCGGTTTCATGGCTACCATCCCCTTTCCGCCTTCCTCGGGGATGCAGACATATTCGGCGTTGGAGCCGCATTTGAGCCCGGTGGTCGTCCCGAAGACATGATCGCCTTGCTTGAATGATCTGATGTCCTTGCCCACCGCCTCAACCACTCCCGCAAGCTCATGGCCTGCGATCTTTTTCAGCTTGGAGCCCATCACGATCATCATTGGGCCCATAACGAATCGGGGCATCTTCCGGAGGACGGCGTCCCCTATGGTCACCGTCGAGGCGTGGACCCTGACCAGCATCTCGTTGTCCCGGGGTGCGGGCTTTTCCACGTCCCTGAGCTCCAGAACCTCTGGCGCTCCGCTTCCAATTACTACTATGGCTTTCATACAATCGCTCCCTTCTCACGCTCAATGTGCATTTCACGATCAGTTACCGGCCGCACCGTTCCTCGCGACCATCGGCCACTTCCATGCGGTCCATATGATCATGGCGAGGATGATGACCTCCGCGACAGTCCCGAACACGTAATAGGCATTGATCTCTCCCGAAGCGAATCCCAACGCGATCATAATGTGGAACGCGCCTAGACCGATGTTTGCATAACGGTTCATCTTGGCCGGTAACATCAGGGAGACGCAGACCATTATGACCGGGAGCGTCATCAACATCAGGCTCAGCAGCAGCCACGTTTGATCGATGTTATAGATCCAGGCCTTCCCCACCAGAATATCCGCGATCGTCCCCGGTTTGAAGAATCCAATGATGTCCACGTAGATGTACATGAACAACACCGCCCCCCACAGTCCAGCCAGCTTGACCTGCGCGGGTATCCTCATCTTCTCAAGAACAAGTCCAGCCTTCCCGTCCTGGTCCTTCATGTGTTTATTCTCCCCTGTGCCCATTCCAATCATCTGATCCATTTCCACCATTGTATCACTCGGCGATCTTCGCCAATTATGGCATGGTCGGAAGAGTTCTAGCAAATTGGGGCATACATGTATTATAGTTTAAATACGGAAGTACTTATTTAGAGAAACAGTACCATGAGAACGCTCACCCTGGAGATCGAGCCTTTCGAGACCGTAAAAGAGGAGATGGCAGAGACCTTCGCCCGTGTCCGTTCCTACTCGATACTCGAGACCCTGAAGATGGACTACCAAGAAGGCATATGCATTGAAATTTTGGAGTTCACCCTTAAAGAAGGTGTGTCAATCCATGACATCAAGACTATAGGCAACATGGAGATCCTGAGCGTTCTGAAGTCCATTGACAACAAGCACACTTGCCTCATCAGATACACCGAATCGGAAGAGGCCAAAGAGCAGTTCCAGGAATCTGACCTAGGTCTGATCCACACAATACCCACAATCATTTCACTGGAGAAATTCACCATCAGCATGATGGGGGAGCAGAAGAACCTGTCTGATTTTGTCGAGATGATGAGGAACGCCGGCACTATTCGGAAGATGTCCTTCAGGAGGGCCGCCTACCAGAAAGCTGACATCCTGGCCGTCCTGACCGACAAACAGAAGGATGTGATGGTAGCGGCATTTCAGAACGGCTACTATGATTTTCCCAAGAAGATCAGCAGCAGGCAGCTGTGCCAGAAGGTCAGCATCAGCAAACCCACCCTCCTGCAGCACATGAGGAAGGCCGAGGGGAGGATACTTAAGGAGATAATGACGGGGTACTTCCAACACCCAGAGTGATTGCGATATAGCGGGACAGGCAAGGGTTCCATACCGCCTGTAGCTTGAAAATTACTATTGGATAGGTGAATCTGGGCGGACCACTGTTCATTATTAGTGTTGGTTAATTAGTTGGGGTCCGCTCTAATGTTCGTCCCGCAATCTGCTTGGTGATCTTGGTGTCCGCATCTTATCCTGAGCATTAGAGCGTGGAAATTGGTGACCACGATCTTCGCCCTGGTCATCTTTTTCATTTGCTCAGACGACACGATGTCCCTATCCGATAGTAGTTTCTGATTAGGTGGTCTGGCTCGATTCAGATTCAAATCCCGACGGGAGCAATAATAAAAAAATTCTGTCCAAATAAAAAAAGCAGGAAAAGGTTTGTCAAGCTGGCTCTGCACTACGCTAATAAATTGATTTTCGTCATTCATTTTCTGGCTATGTCGAAGGGTGGTCTCGGCTGAGCCCACCAATCTCACTATCTAGACAATTATTATTTGAATTCAATTCAAACGTTTTCGCGTTTTATAGCTGGCTCGGATGGAAACATCGTTTTGTATGCTTCATTGACCCGAGCGAACGCAGGTTCAGCTCTGGCGCGGCAATAGTACCGCTCCGTTGTCTGTGTCGATGCGTGCCTCATGCTCTGAGATACCTTATCTATAGGGACGCCCGCGTCCAATGCTAGTTGCCCGCCTGTCGGGTGGTGGTCCTTCCACTTGAAGGCGATCCCGGCCTCCTTCATGACCTTGTCCTTCAATTTGCCGAACCCCTGTTGGGAGTAGACGTTCACTCCTTTCCGAGATATCGCTGGTATGAGGGCCGTGGTCTCTCCGATGCCCTTGGACTTCAGCTGGTCGATTATTTCATTCAATCTCAAGCGCTCGTACAAATCGTCTACCATCAGCGGTGTGTCGATAGAACGATTTATTTTCATTAGGCGTAAGCTGAGGCGTCCTCAGCTTGGATTGCTTTGACACACATTGCAGCAGGGCTGAGGGCACCTCTTAATATTTTCGAATTGGTCGATATCCCACACGACCCAGTCAACAATGTTCACCCAAAAATATCAGAAATTGTCGCTATCAACTGTCGAACTCAGGACTCAACAACCGTTGATGTCATGTTTTCTCGCAGCGATTGCTGATCTTGCTGTCTGGAACCTTCTCACCGGCTAGAAGGGTGGTCACATCTCAAAGAGGCATTTGGCTGCGAATCAAGCAGACATCTCAGGTACTTCCCTATCCTTCCAGGTCGATCGATCTTTCTCTCGAAAAATGGGTTCTCAATTAAGATCCAATTCTCTTATTGCAGCCTCAGCGGTCCCATACCCGTTTCCCGACACTTCCCAAACCTTGCATGATACAACCATATAGTACCGGTCAAGTCGGAAAACCGATCCAAGTACGGAGTAGCTAGAGTGTTAACACATGCTAAGAGTCGGCTAGGGCGTCATCCGTTCCACAGCTAACCTTACGCATTTTCCTTGGTGCCTTCTAAGGTAGCCCCACAAAGAGTAACATTATGCCTATGGCAAGCTGTCCAAGAAATGGCGTCTCGAAGCCCCTGACAACAATCAGTATCCCGCTTAAGGCCTATAGGATGCACCCAATTGCAATGAACTTT
The sequence above is drawn from the Methanomassiliicoccales archaeon genome and encodes:
- a CDS encoding NAD(P)-dependent alcohol dehydrogenase, translated to MKAIVVIGSGAPEVLELRDVEKPAPRDNEMLVRVHASTVTIGDAVLRKMPRFVMGPMMIVMGSKLKKIAGHELAGVVEAVGKDIRSFKQGDHVFGTTTGLKCGSNAEYVCIPEEGGKGMVAMKPANLSFGEAAAIPIGGLTALQILRSGNVKKGDRVLIYGASGSVGTYAMQLAKYYGAYVTGVCSGANLDLVRSIGADEVIDYTKEDFRKNGKAYDVIFDTVRKLKKSGCKKSLGESGVFLSSWSPTRESNEDLIHLKELVEAGKVRPIIDRRYPLEGVVEAHRYVDLGHKRGNVVITVVGDDNV
- a CDS encoding ATPase domain-containing protein codes for the protein MENVNGRLKTYIDGFDRILEGGVPTGHIVLLAGTPGTMKSSLSYYMLYNHALENNICSVYVTLEQSRESLLRQMEKMGMHTDNVKDQLNVLDLGIIRKKLKEISAGSSWLHVFKSYLTNLKENMKYSILVIDSLEVLETMAELSNRRTELFYLFEWLRDLDATVFLISESSSERMMDGKFDEGYLSDGIITLKMQVIRDVESQRRIRCVKMRETNHDPSYYSLLYNGGKFQVTRVISE
- a CDS encoding NAD(P)-dependent alcohol dehydrogenase, coding for MKAIVCDRYGPPDVLRLEEVERPTPRDNQVLVKVHASSLNAADFEILGGAVSARIFSPFRPRNRIPGSDVAGRVVAVGKNIKRLKIGEAVFGDLFACGFGAFAEYVAVPEDALVWKPDSISFEDAATFPQAAKIALQGLRGKRPLKKGQKVLINGAGGGMGTFAVQIAKYYGAEVTGVDNAGKLDMLRAIGADHVIDYAKEDCTRGGERYDLILDTVARRSIFNYRRIMAPDGLFVLVGGSRYAIFQSILLGPLVSIASKKKMGINPMNVNNEEDLRFLLELLENEKLIPVIDRRIPLSEVPGALSDLSKGLVKGKVVITVEHDDNI
- a CDS encoding helix-turn-helix domain-containing protein, which encodes MRTLTLEIEPFETVKEEMAETFARVRSYSILETLKMDYQEGICIEILEFTLKEGVSIHDIKTIGNMEILSVLKSIDNKHTCLIRYTESEEAKEQFQESDLGLIHTIPTIISLEKFTISMMGEQKNLSDFVEMMRNAGTIRKMSFRRAAYQKADILAVLTDKQKDVMVAAFQNGYYDFPKKISSRQLCQKVSISKPTLLQHMRKAEGRILKEIMTGYFQHPE
- a CDS encoding ATPase domain-containing protein → MVGTQISRVKTFIENLDENVQGGVPKGHLVLLAGAPGTMKSSIAYSILYQNAIRSGTKSLYMTLEQSREGLNQQMESMGMSPDKVRDTVNVLDLGIIRRSLTQLSAKGSWMQVFKMYAENLKASLGYEILILDSLDVLEMAAQMKPEERRAELFYMFEWLRGMGVTCFLISECNPDQYNCTHRDEAYLADGVILLKMAEIGDTDVQRRIRVVKMRSTNHASNYFSLLFDHASFRATRVLSE
- a CDS encoding ATPase domain-containing protein → MSKYECPRCGSGVKPNDIQCDRCGEMLKKVDPRKQREGDMPSNIVIDKVIAEEQTQIRLDSSDFTSLSKLRQMLEEKDKEIAAREKVILEKEKRMQETFDKMEKDQGQLEESVKQFESDQIMIKCKEMSIREREQELELMSEKFDRGIQEIMQLEDKLKSSRITAADVQKLDDIRKKYGTAIENEKVKLKQALEVELEAKLTEKDRLATELKVTKEQLAEATKKIVELQRLVKVETGPHATGERMEAEEVSARADITAKVAELVKIVRPELDIQLGAGVPAVGPDRTIHTHIEKFDTILGGGIPEGHVILVNGAPGTMKSTLTYTILHNAALYDGVRSMYFSLEQSRLSILKQMARLKMPSPEAVEHMTVVDMVDLRREMEGAQGDWREILLRYVKNIFSERPFQIFVLDSLDSFKAVSDHDFTRQDLKDLFDWFKSLGITVMLISEKPMLQLLESVQSELYLADGAIEITMKQIDDSRIQRWVRCPKLRGMNIDTRYYAMFHDGEHFNLTVPIVDH
- a CDS encoding anaerobic ribonucleoside-triphosphate reductase activating protein, with translation MALRIVGFSKTSLLDWDGHVVATIYLQGCNWRCLYCHNPDLVPIEPVFDELDFEDIAEYVRDNADFLDGVAISGGEPTIHPDLPILIAKIRDLGMKVKLDTNGSNPEMLEDLLGSGMLDYVAMDIKAPLNGKYKEIVKVNADLEAVKRSILLLMNSGTDYEFRTTIVPFLLEEKEVEAIAAYIGGSKKFALHQFKNDSTLEKKMELVSPYPEEKLRAMADIAKRYVGKVVIRGTS
- a CDS encoding helicase C-terminal domain-containing protein — protein: MPGMFCDRCKSIMTPVGDRLVCRQCGMTRSRDGGTGSSGGRGQTIKPKFQTRLAGTREEKEEEVREESAPPENPDPNSIFPYLPRPHQMDFVRLIGDVLESRGNLVVESGTGTGKTVCALAGTVEYALANDKRVVYITRTNSQATIAIKELRAIGKRRNVMGISLQGRRNSCPMLSELSVDNLTPGELSRVCEHKKKNTRDGVKGGCTYYANTVHLGHSYFKNYCADNIPTSDELSRFCETDGACPYEVGKMLMPEAKVVIAPYPYIISSEVRHHFLEQLQAEADDLILVVDEAHNLADAARDAESIRITKKIVSMVTVEAGEMGNAKLSKDVDLKRLAGALFSVLDRAGELCAESGKDEVALGRGFLEGTLCEALGCDRGELAEIVAEMQATGEEMAQRRLQSGREPTSATFTLGRDLTNWVASDNARYVRRATMEEGGMIEAYCLDPKGALSFFHEVHGSIHMSGTLRPLDQYVRVTGLGENTKTAIFESPFPKDNRKVLFLEDVETKFESRSDPNAVQKLHDHVTELANAVSRNTMIFFPSHAMLHNYLYRNEKLLTKKIYREVQGESQEKLVADIGRFKRDSRKGAVFFAVMGGRVSEGLDFPFDELQLVVIVGIPYPKPSLCQERLREFYDQRFGGKGFEYAVNVPAARRMMQSIGRLIRTEKDIGCAVVLDSRAPRFIKYLEMEKSDEPVSDVKKFFLGRPGR
- a CDS encoding DUF6326 family protein; this translates as MKDQDGKAGLVLEKMRIPAQVKLAGLWGAVLFMYIYVDIIGFFKPGTIADILVGKAWIYNIDQTWLLLSLMLMTLPVIMVCVSLMLPAKMNRYANIGLGAFHIMIALGFASGEINAYYVFGTVAEVIILAMIIWTAWKWPMVARNGAAGN